From a region of the Triticum aestivum cultivar Chinese Spring chromosome 7D, IWGSC CS RefSeq v2.1, whole genome shotgun sequence genome:
- the LOC123165273 gene encoding TORTIFOLIA1-like protein 5, with the protein MGPAPRTGGEPMKQRVNRCLHRLSDRDTEAMAANELDAIARGLDADELPVFLAAVSDTRATDKAPLRRHSLRLLALLVAAHPRDAVAPLVPRLVAAALRRVRDPDSSVRAALVDAARAIAGAAAPPSAPAALGPLADAVLHEQDQCAQLAAALAAAAAVEASAPTADLADYLLALLPRLLKLLRSAAFKAKPALISLIGAASAATDSEGAATAVPCLRDALGGDDWAARKAAAEALALLALEHGDDLAAHKPSCIAVFEAKRFDKVKIVRESMNRMIEAWKEIPDAEEDVCSSAASPAQTRSPSLADSASDGRYPADSLGSNSVQSVTKRNMLSASRSPPSVNNRRTSPSIRSKKSSPPSCGGDVDQAKKYDYKVDVTAAADATPIRTVTGEKLLKEGNVRARLEARKMLFQKSGEKGYNKVAGRKSGSRVVPFNGDGDLEESTEVEDDGPEEVQSDHSSEELQLVHKDEDLSKIRMQLVQIENQQTNLLDLLQKFMGSSQNGIRSLETRVNGLEMALDEISRDLAASSGRMPSSEPDMNCCIPSPKFWRKNEGGRYTSRYPVSDLANHPEESRASHKWERQKFGVQGGFVTNPLAEQNTSYVRSTLVAQEGRRQNSAQYKSRGR; encoded by the exons ATggggccggcgccgaggacggggGGCGAGCCAATGAAGCAGCGGGTGAACCGCTGCCTGCACCGCCTGTCCGACCGGGACACGGAGGCCATGGCCGCCAACGAGCTGGACGCGATCGCGCGCGGGCTGGACGCCGACGAGCTCCCCGTCTTCCTCGCCGCCGTCTCCGACACGCGGGCCACGGACAAGGCGCCGCTGCGGCGCCATTCGCTGCGCCTGCTGGCGCTCCTCGTCGCTGCGCACCCGCGCGACGCCGTGGCGCCGCTCGTGCCCAGGCTCGTCGCCGCCGCGCTGCGCCGGGTGCGCGACCCGGACTCCTCCGTGCGCGCCGCGCTCGTCGACGCCGCGCGCGCCATCGCCGGGGCCGCCGCGCCGCCCTCCGCGCCCGCGGCGCTCGGCCCGCTCGCCGACGCCGTCCTCCACGAGCAGGACCAGTGCGCGCAGCTCGCCGCCGcgctcgcggccgccgccgccgtcgaggccTCCGCCCCCACCGCAGACCTCGCCGACTACCTcctcgcgctcctcccgcgcctcctcaAGCTCCTCCGCAGCGCCGCCTTCAAGGCCAAGCCCGCGCTCATCTCCCTCATCGGCGCCGCCTCGGCGGCCACCGACAGCGAGGGCGCCGCCACCGCGGTGCCGTGCCTCCGCGACGCGCTCGGCGGGGACGACTGGGCTGCCAGGAAGGCCGCCGCCGAGGCGCTCGCGCTCTTGGCCCTGGAGCACGGCGACGACCTTGCCGCCCACAAACCCTCCTGCATTGCCGTCTTCGAGGCCAAGAGATTCGATAAG GTGAAGATTGTGCGGGAGTCCATGAACCGGATGATCGAGGCGTGGAAGGAGATCCCGGACGCGGAGGAGGATGTGTGCTCCTCCGCCGCGTCGCCGGCCCAGACCAGATCTCCTTCTCTCGCAG ATAGTGCAAGTGATGGTCGATACCCGGCTGATTCCCTAGGCTCCAATTCCGTCCAGTCAGTTACAAAGAGGAACATGCTGTCGGCAAGCAGGTCACCGCCGTCAGTCAATAACCGAAGGACCAGCCCTTCCATCAGAAGCAAGAAGAGCTCGCCGCCTTCATGCGGCGGCGATGTGGACCAAGCCAAGAAATATGACTACAAGGTCGACGTCACCGCTGCAGCAGACGCCACCCCGATCAGGACGGTGACCGGGGAGAAGCTTCTGAAAGAGGGCAATGTTAGAGCAAGGCTTGAAGCACGGAAGATGCTGTTCCAGAAGAGTGGTGAGAAAGGGTACAATAAGGTGGCCGGGCGCAAGTCAGGGTCTAGAGTCGTTCCGTTTAACGGCGATGGTGACTTGGAAGAAAGCACCGAGGTTGAGGATGATGGGCCGGAGGAGGTTCAGTCAGACCACTCCTCTGAGGAGCTTCAGTTGGTTCACAAAGATGAAGACCTGTCCAAGATCAGGATGCAGCTTGTTCAGATAGAGAATCAGCAGACAAACTTGCTCGACCTTCTCCAG AAATTTATGGGGAGCTCCCAGAATGGGATACGTTCGTTGGAGACAAGGGTGAACGGTCTGGAAATGGCACTGGACGAGATCTCGCGTGATCTGGCCGCCTCTTCAGGAAGGATGCCAAGCAGCGAACCTGACATGAACTGCTGCATCCCGAGCCCAAAATTCTGGAGAAAAAATGAAGGCGGTAGATACACTTCAAGGTACCCCGTCTCCGACCTAGCAAACCACCCCGAGGAGAGCAGAGCTTCTCATAAGTGGGAGAGGCAGAAGTTTGGAGTTCAGGGTGGATTTGTCACCAACCCATTAGCAGAGCAGAACACTTCATACGTGAGGAGCACGTTGGTTGCTCAGGAAGGCAGGAGGCAGAATTCAGCCCAATACAAGTCGAG GGGGCGTTAG